From Diospyros lotus cultivar Yz01 chromosome 4, ASM1463336v1, whole genome shotgun sequence, a single genomic window includes:
- the LOC127800549 gene encoding serine/threonine-protein kinase STY13 → MGSGNMFYPVVEFNLDAKWLVDPKLLFVGPKIGEGAHAKVYEGKYKNQNVAIKIVHRGDHPEEIAKREVRFAREVAMLSRVQHKNLVKFIGACKEPVMVIVTELLLGGTLRKYLLNMRPRSLDIRVAIGFALDIARAMECLHSHVIIHRDLKPENLLLTGDHKTVKLADFGLAREESLTEMMTAETGTYRWMAPELYSTVTLRHGEKKHYNHKVDAYSFAIVLWELIHNKLPFEGMSNLQAAYAAAFKNARPSADELPEDLALIVTSCWKEDPNARPNFSQIIQMLLNYLSKICPPEPAIPARIFVSENAVLPPESPGTSSLMTVRDDSAEAMPKTPTENKPRGFFFCFDQCY, encoded by the exons ATGGGATCTGGGAATATGTTCTACCCTGTGGTAGAGTTCAATTTGGATGCTAAATGGTTGGTTGATCCGAAGCTTCTTTTTGTTGGACCGAAGATTGGAGAGGGTGCTCATGCCAAAGTCTACGAGGGAAA ATACAAGAACCAGAATGTTGCCATTAAAATTGTCCATAGAGGGGACCACCCGGAGGAGATTGCAAAGAGGGAAGTTCGGTTTGCAAGAGAGGTCGCAATGTTATCTAGAGTCCAACACAAGAATTTAGTGAAG TTCATTGGAGCTTGCAAAGAACCTGTCATGGTGATCGTGACTGAACTTTTACTTGGTGGGACATTGCGAAAATACCTACTGAATATGCGGCCAAGATCCTTGGATATTCGTGTTGCAATTGGCTTTGCTCTTGATATTGCTCGTGCAATGGAATGCTTACACTCTCATGTGATCATACACCGTGACCTAAAGCCAG AAAACCTACTCTTAACAGGAGACCACAAAACTGTTAAACTTGCCGACTTCGGTTTGGCAAGAGAAGAGTCATTAACAGAGATGATGACTGCTGAAACTGGAACCTATCGATGGATGGCCCCAGAG CTTTACAGTACGGTTACTCTGAGGCATGGAGAGAAGAAGCATTATAACCATAAGGTGGATGCCTACAGCTTTGCAATTGTACTGTGGGAGCTGATACATAACAAGCTACCATTTGAAGGCATGTCAAATCTGCAGGCAGCATATGCAGCTGCTTTCAAA AACGCGAGGCCTAGTGCTGATGAGCTTCCTGAAGACCTGGCTTTAATCGTGACTTCGTGTTGGAAAGAGGATCCAAATGCTCGGCCCAACTTCAGCCAAATAATACAAATGCTTCTCAATTACTTGTCGAAGATTTGCCCGCCAGAGCCGGCCATCCCAGCCCGGATCTTCGTTTCTGAGAATGCTGTCTTGCCACCAGAGTCTCCCGGTACAAGCTCCTTGATGACTGTAAGAGACGACTCTGCAGAAGCAATGCCAAAAACCCCGACAGAAAACAAGCCAAGAGGATTCTTCTTCTGCTTCGACCAATGCTACTGA
- the LOC127798896 gene encoding SUPPRESSOR OF GAMMA RESPONSE 1-like, which produces MARSSWIIDCKGIATKVKNAGISPGNQIKDCGAKRECPKCHYCIDNSDVSNEWPGLPAGVKFDPSDTEILEHLSAKCRVGNSKPHMFIDEFIPTVDKAEGICYTHPEDLPGAKKDGSIIHFFHRTTNAYSTGQRKRRKIHNQHSLIKEDVRWHKTGRTKPVIENGAQKGFKKIMVLYRISKKGSKPEKSNWVMHQYHLGNEEDEPEGHYVVSKIFYQQHKESDDNDASQVIGDPDMGTIRTSPRTPRSNTPNPPRPGKSVSCDDVADDYAPKLSPQVAEFSRETSHPCSATQFKDDLDNSTWLAGESQPLHENCGVSLLCNEIFSPCSAPDASILNGGPANGFSCQTNDIPGVDRNVTCGIADLENLELDTPPDFELADLQFASQDSIFDWLDRL; this is translated from the exons ATGGCGAGGAG TAGTTGGATTATTGACTGCAAAGGAATTGCTACCAAAGTGAAAAATGCTGGTATATCTCCTGGAAATCAAATCAAAGACTGTGGAGCAAAACGAGAATGCCCAAAATGCCATTATTGCATTGATAACAGTGAT GTCTCCAATGAATGGCCTGGATTGCCTGCTGGTGTAAAATTCGATCCATCTGATACAGAGATTTTGGAACATTTGTCTGCTAAATGCAGAGTGGGAAATTCAAAGCCGCATATGTTCATTGATGAGTTCATCCCAACAgttgacaaagcagaaggaatatgctaTACACATCCAGAAGATCTTCCTG GTGCAAAAAAAGATGGAAGCATTATCCACTTCTTTCACAGAACCACTAATGCTTATTCTACTGGTCAAAGGAAACGTCGCAAAATTCACAATCAGCATAGTTTGATAAAGGAGGATGTCCGCTGGCACAAGACAGGTAGAACAAAGCCTGTGATTGAAAATGGGGCACAGAAGGGTTTTAAGAAGATCATGGTTCTGTATAGAATTTCAAAGAAGGGTTCCAAGCCTGAGAAATCTAACTGGGTAATGCACCAATATCATCTGGgcaatgaagaagatgaaccaGAAGGCCATTATGTGGTTTCAAAAATCTTTTACCAGCAGCACAAGGAAAGTGATGATAATGATGCTTCTCAAGTAATAGGAGATCCTGATATGGGGACAATTCGAACCAGTCCTAGGACCCCTAGGTCTAATACTCCCAATCCTCCACGGCCAGGAAAATCTGTTTCATGTGATGATGTCGCTGATGATTATGCACCCAAATTGTCACCGCAG GTAGCAGAATTTTCCAGAGAAACATCTCATCCTTGCTCTGCTACTCAGTTCAAGGATGATTTGGACAACAGCACTTGGTTGGCTGGTGAATCCCAACCTCTTCATGAAAACTGTGGGGTTTCATTGCTATGCAATGAGATTTTCAGTCCCTGCAGTGCTCCTGATGCTTCAATACTGAATGGTGGTCCTGCTAATGGCTTCTCGTGCCAAACAAATGATATTCCCGGTGTAGATAGAAATGTAACTTGTGGAATTGCTGATCTGGAGAACCTAGAACTGGATACACCTCCAGACTTTGAACTTGCA GATCTACAGTTTGCCTCGCAGGACAGTATTTTTGATTGGTTAGACCGTCTGTAG